The proteins below come from a single Candidatus Fusobacterium pullicola genomic window:
- a CDS encoding DUF1846 domain-containing protein: MKIGFDHNKYLEEQSKYILERVNNYDKLYLEFGGKLMFDLHAKRVLPGFDENAKIKVLHKLKDKLEVVICVYAGDIERNKIRGDFGITYDMEVFRLIDDLREHELQVNSVVITRYNDQPATTLFINKLERRGIKVYKHRATKGYPTDVDVIVSDEGYGQNPYVETTKPIVVVTAPGPGSGKLATCLSQLYHEYKRGNAAGYSKFETFPVWNVPLKHPLNIAYEAATVDLQDVNMIDPFHLEAYGETAVNYNRDVEAFPLLKRIIEKITGKESIYKSPTDMGVNRVGFGIVDDEVVKEASKQEIIRRYFKTGCEYKKGYVDYETFKRTRIIMDALELKEEDRKVVGVARKKLEEIKSKQTEPASAIAFELPDGTMITGKGSPLMDAASAAILNAVKYFAGINDEILLISPVVLEPILNLKDKTLQSKNIALNCEEILMALSICAATNPMAQVAVNKLTMLKGTQAHCTNIVGKTNEQTLRKLGIDLTCDQVFPTENLYYNE; encoded by the coding sequence ATGAAGATAGGATTTGATCACAATAAGTACCTTGAAGAACAATCTAAATATATTTTAGAGAGAGTAAATAATTACGATAAACTTTATCTTGAGTTTGGTGGAAAACTTATGTTTGACTTACATGCAAAGAGAGTTTTACCTGGATTTGATGAGAATGCAAAGATAAAAGTATTACATAAGTTAAAAGATAAACTTGAAGTGGTAATTTGTGTTTATGCTGGGGATATCGAAAGAAACAAAATCAGAGGAGATTTTGGAATAACTTATGATATGGAAGTTTTTAGACTAATAGATGATTTAAGAGAGCATGAGCTTCAAGTAAATAGTGTTGTAATTACAAGATACAATGATCAACCTGCTACAACTTTATTTATCAATAAATTAGAGCGTAGAGGGATAAAAGTATACAAACATAGAGCTACAAAGGGATACCCAACTGATGTAGATGTAATAGTTAGTGATGAAGGATATGGACAAAATCCATATGTAGAGACAACTAAACCAATAGTTGTAGTAACAGCCCCTGGGCCAGGAAGTGGAAAGTTAGCAACTTGTTTAAGTCAATTATACCATGAGTATAAGAGAGGGAATGCAGCTGGATACTCTAAATTTGAAACATTCCCAGTATGGAATGTACCTTTAAAACACCCATTAAATATAGCTTATGAGGCAGCAACTGTAGATTTACAAGATGTTAATATGATCGACCCATTCCATTTAGAAGCTTATGGAGAGACAGCTGTAAACTACAACCGTGACGTTGAAGCTTTCCCACTATTAAAGAGAATTATTGAAAAGATAACAGGAAAAGAGTCTATCTATAAATCACCAACAGATATGGGAGTAAATAGAGTAGGATTTGGAATAGTAGATGATGAGGTTGTAAAAGAAGCTTCTAAACAAGAGATAATCAGAAGATATTTTAAAACTGGTTGTGAGTATAAAAAAGGATATGTTGACTATGAAACATTCAAAAGAACACGTATCATAATGGATGCTTTAGAGTTAAAAGAAGAGGATAGAAAAGTTGTAGGAGTGGCTAGAAAGAAACTAGAAGAGATAAAATCTAAGCAAACAGAACCAGCTTCAGCTATAGCTTTTGAATTACCAGATGGAACTATGATAACTGGTAAGGGATCACCTCTTATGGATGCAGCGTCAGCAGCAATACTAAATGCTGTTAAATACTTTGCTGGAATAAATGATGAGATACTATTAATCTCTCCAGTAGTATTAGAGCCAATTTTAAATTTAAAAGATAAAACTCTTCAAAGCAAAAATATAGCTTTAAACTGTGAAGAGATACTAATGGCATTAAGCATCTGTGCAGCAACTAATCCAATGGCACAAGTAGCTGTAAATAAATTAACTATGCTAAAAGGAACACAAGCTCATTGCACAAATATAGTTGGAAAAACTAACGAACAAACACTTAGAAAATTAGGAATTGATCTAACTTGTGATCAAGTATTCCCAACAGAGAACTTATATTACAATGAATAA
- a CDS encoding AraC family transcriptional regulator: MEKAYVLQIRDGSLINMTLKFCGYSECNPLHNFGPASRPVYIIHVVLKGKGVYIVDNKRYNIKEGQGFIIEPNVVTFYQADANEPWSYCWIAFDGEGVDKYLQELGLVQQKPIFRTERARELFELIEEMLKSQKNNLANELKLQGLFYQFFSIIVEENSVENIEKDEELNPYVNKALDYIKRNYWDDINVNKIIKYVGLNRSYFSNLFRTSMGITLQEYLSVFRLSRANELLDMTDESIEEIASNCGYNDPLVFSKAYKRKYGITPTQHRKIDRKRVRENLEKFKKYDGREEI; the protein is encoded by the coding sequence ATGGAGAAAGCATATGTACTGCAGATAAGAGATGGAAGTTTAATAAATATGACTTTAAAATTTTGTGGGTATAGTGAATGTAACCCATTACATAATTTTGGACCAGCTTCTAGGCCAGTATATATTATTCATGTTGTACTAAAGGGTAAAGGAGTATACATTGTTGATAATAAGAGATATAATATAAAGGAGGGACAAGGCTTTATAATAGAGCCAAATGTTGTAACCTTTTATCAAGCTGATGCCAATGAACCGTGGAGTTATTGTTGGATAGCTTTTGATGGGGAGGGGGTAGATAAGTACTTACAAGAGTTAGGACTTGTTCAGCAGAAGCCGATTTTTAGAACAGAGAGAGCGAGGGAGTTATTTGAGCTCATAGAAGAGATGCTAAAAAGTCAGAAAAATAATTTAGCGAATGAATTAAAATTACAAGGGTTATTTTATCAATTTTTTTCAATAATTGTTGAGGAAAATAGTGTGGAAAATATTGAAAAAGATGAGGAATTAAATCCCTATGTAAATAAAGCTTTAGACTATATAAAGAGAAATTATTGGGACGATATAAATGTTAATAAGATAATCAAATATGTAGGATTGAATCGAAGTTATTTCTCAAACTTATTCAGAACTAGTATGGGGATAACACTACAGGAATATCTATCAGTTTTTAGATTATCTAGAGCAAATGAATTATTAGATATGACTGATGAAAGTATAGAGGAGATAGCAAGTAACTGTGGTTATAATGATCCCTTGGTATTTAGTAAGGCATATAAGAGAAAGTATGGAATAACACCAACACAACATAGAAAAATAGATAGAAAAAGAGTAAGAGAAAATTTAGAAAAGTTTAAAAAATATGATGGGAGAGAAGAGATATGA
- a CDS encoding MFS transporter: MKKSLIALSLGTLVLGIAEFVMMGILTNVATSLNLSIPTAGHFISAYALGVCFGALLLIAFRKQPPKQILLILVGLMVIGNGFAAISPNYLTMLGARFISGLPHGAYFGVASIVASKLADKGRESEAVAIMIAGMTIANLVGVPVGTFLSSLFTWRIVFIIVVVFALLTLYSISKFVPYVAPLPDTGFKGQFQFLKDKAPWLILGATTLGNGGVFAWYSYINPLLINVSGFNPRSITLLMVLAGAGMVLGNLCGGRLSSYFFPGKVASTLQIFMTGALIGIFFFASNPIISVILMCVVTFGLFGVSSPQQYLIIKYAPGGEMLGAAGIQIAFNLGNAVGAYLGGLPIHGGIGEQYSALIGAGLTFCGFLMFHYFNRNYSKEK, from the coding sequence ATGAAAAAAAGTTTGATAGCATTATCACTAGGAACGTTAGTTTTAGGGATAGCAGAATTTGTTATGATGGGAATATTGACAAATGTAGCCACAAGTCTAAATTTATCAATACCAACAGCGGGACATTTTATTTCAGCCTATGCTTTAGGAGTATGTTTTGGAGCTCTACTACTTATTGCCTTTAGAAAACAACCACCAAAGCAGATATTATTGATATTGGTAGGGCTCATGGTCATTGGAAATGGTTTTGCAGCTATAAGTCCAAACTATTTAACAATGTTAGGAGCAAGATTTATATCTGGTTTACCTCATGGGGCATATTTTGGTGTTGCTTCAATAGTTGCATCAAAATTAGCTGATAAAGGAAGAGAATCAGAAGCAGTAGCTATAATGATAGCTGGAATGACTATAGCAAATTTAGTAGGAGTACCTGTAGGAACATTTTTGAGTTCACTATTTACATGGAGAATAGTATTTATAATAGTTGTTGTTTTTGCACTATTAACACTATACTCTATCAGCAAATTTGTTCCATATGTAGCCCCACTACCAGATACAGGATTTAAAGGGCAATTTCAATTTCTAAAAGATAAAGCACCATGGCTTATATTAGGTGCCACAACATTAGGAAATGGAGGGGTATTTGCTTGGTATAGCTATATAAATCCACTGTTAATAAATGTTAGCGGGTTTAATCCTAGGAGTATAACACTGTTAATGGTATTAGCTGGAGCTGGAATGGTATTGGGAAATCTGTGTGGTGGAAGATTAAGTAGTTATTTTTTTCCTGGTAAAGTAGCTAGTACATTACAAATTTTTATGACAGGAGCTTTAATTGGAATATTCTTTTTTGCTTCTAATCCAATAATATCAGTAATTTTAATGTGTGTAGTAACTTTTGGACTTTTTGGAGTGAGTAGTCCACAACAATATCTGATAATAAAATATGCACCTGGTGGGGAGATGTTAGGAGCTGCAGGGATACAGATAGCATTTAACTTAGGAAATGCAGTTGGGGCATATTTAGGAGGATTACCTATTCATGGGGGGATAGGGGAGCAATATTCAGCTTTAATAGGAGCTGGATTAACTTTTTGTGGATTTTTAATGTTTCATTATTTCAATAGAAATTATTCTAAAGAAAAATAA